In a single window of the Biomphalaria glabrata chromosome 13, xgBioGlab47.1, whole genome shotgun sequence genome:
- the LOC129922569 gene encoding kelch repeat and BTB domain-containing protein 2-like, with amino-acid sequence MAISDTLAKSIVQNLQEELGSNTFHDVIISVQNTKFKSHKLILSANSKYFKTIFNTEVGRTSSASIILKNITSETFKLVLDCIYGGKDVLTASNLAAIWHAAVYLEIDFLYQACELYQTCRLAKENCVEMANQAKTF; translated from the coding sequence ATGGCTATATCGGACACTCTAGCCAAATCCATTGTTCAAAATCTCCAAGAAGAATTGGGATCCAACACGTTCCACGATGTGATAATCAGTGTCCAAAACACAAAATTCAAAAGCCACAAGCTTATTTTAAGTGCCAACtcgaaatattttaaaaccatCTTTAACACGGAAGTTGGACGAACTTCAagtgcatcaattattttgaaaaatatcacttctgaaacatttaaactcgTTCTGGACTGCATCTATGGAGGTAAAGATGTTCTGACTGCTTCCAACTTAGCTGCAATATGGCATGCTGCTGTTTATTTAGAGATCGACTTTTTATATCAGGCCTGCGAACTTTACCAGACCTGTCGTCTGGCGAAAGAGAATTGTGTCGAAATGGCCAATCAAGCTAAAACTTTTTAA
- the LOC106063028 gene encoding kelch-like protein 24 isoform X1, which yields MTDDASEEWENVGTHNTMAISDSLAKSIVQNLKEEFGSSAFHDVIISVNNSEFKGHKFILSANSKYFKNIFTSERDRTSSAPIFFKNITPETFRLVLDCIYGGKDVLTAANLAEIWHAAVYLEIDFLYQACELYQTSRLTKENCVEMTNQATTFKSKKLKEAAWNMIVKEFKDISRREDFVLLESEDLLQIINSEDLATDSEDYVVNAILKWVQHSPETSDRKIYDDSELDYKIREKEWQKENCNSSLKKRKNDLVDMLKASRLCLASGRCLKSLLDIKVVAENKKCLSVMREALQYHLQPYKCGYHCPPQAIHRASSKLQNVFIAFNPGFYLSCRTLDGAWYQLGVPTHAPASATSYRQNIYSVGYQNQQRNMYDNSCTTTLYKYCTAKGQWKSLPGFANIYTYAIITLDCYLYAVSNTVYRLNLENSEDWETVGNLLISVNQVTLTTCGSCIVIFGFDVNNSQNKVQIFDTLTLTFAVYTEQLPDQMRTSIPKPFHTCNGSYILLPSGEVLELTTSEKNKVHFENKGKLIDRHLNICAAVTVKDHLLIAATNIDPQMTRKWKTQLLDSVKTVEIVERQCTFLLNAAVPKSLLLTKET from the exons ATGACAGACGATGCTTCGGAAGAATGGGAGAACGTGG gcaCACATAATACAATGGCTATATCTGACAGTCTAGCTAAATCCATTGTTCAAAACCTAAAAGAAGAATTCGGATCCAGTGCATTCCATGACGTCATAATTAGTGTCAACAACTCAGAATTCAAAGGCCACAAGTTCATTTTAAGTGCCAACtcgaaatattttaaaaacatcttcACCTCGGAACGTGATCGAACTTCAAGtgcaccaattttttttaaaaatatcaccCCTGAAACATTTAGACTCGTTCTGGATTGTATCTATGGAGGTAAAGATGTTCTGACTGCTGCCAACTTAGCTGAAATCTGGCATGCAGCTGTTTATTTAGAGATCGACTTTTTATACCAGGCCTGTGAACTTTACCAGACATCTCGACTGACGAAAGAGAATTGTGTCGAAATGACCAATCAAGCTACAACTTTTAAGTCCAAGAAGTTAAAGGAAGCTGCCTGGAATATGATTGTAAAAGAATTTAAAGATATCTCTAGGAGAGAGGATTTCGTTTTGCTGGAGTCAGAGGACCTGCTTCAGATCATTAACAGCGAAGACCTAGCCACAGACTCTGAAGATTATGTGGTTAACGCAATATTAAAATGGGTACAGCACTCTCCTGAGACCAGTGATCGGAAAATATATGATGACAGTGAATTGGATTACAAAATTCGTGAAAAAGAATGGCAAAAAGAGAATTGTAACAGTTCcctcaagaaaagaaagaatgattTAGTTGATATGCTCAAGGCGAGCAGACTTTGTCTGGCAAGTGGAAGATGTCTTAAGAGTTTACTGGACATCAAGGTCGTTGCCGAGAACAAAAAGTGCTTATCAGTCATGCGTGAAGCATTACAGTACCACCTGCAACCATATAAGTGTGGCTATCATTGTCCACCACAAGCCATTCACAGGGCAAGTAGTAAAttgcaaaatgtttttatagCCTTTAATCCAGGATTTTACTTGTCCTGTAGAACCTTAGACGGAGCGTGGTATCAGCTCGGTGTCCCAACACACGCTCCAGCTTCGGCTACTTCGTACAGACAAAACATATACTCCGTTGGGTATCAAAATCAGCAACGCAATATGTACGATAACAGTTGCACAACGACCCTGTACAAATATTGCACTGCCAAAGGACAGTGGAAATCTCTTCCTGGCTTTGCCAACATCTACACGTACGCTATAATTACACTGGACTGTTATCTCTATGCGGTAAGCAATACAGTCTACAGATTAAACTTGGAGAACTCTGAAGACTGGGAGACTGTGGGTAATCTTCTTATTTCTGTTAATCAAGTTACGCTAACAACTTGCGGGAGTTGCATTGTAATTTTTGGATTTGACGTCAATAATAGCCAGAACAAGGTTCAGATTTTCGATACACTGACCTTGACCTTCGCTGTTTACACAGAGCAACTGCCTGACCAAATGAGGACTTCAATTCCTAAGCCTTTTCATACTTGTAACGGCTCCTACATTTTGCTTCCAAGCGGCGAAGTCTTGGAGTTGACAACTAGTGAGAAGAATAAAGTTCACTTTGAGAACAAAGGGAAGCTTATTGATAGGCATTTGAACATCTGTGCAGCAGTTACAGTCAAAGACCATCTCCTCATCGCAGCCACTAACATCGATCCTCAGATGACCAGGAAATGGAAGACGCAGTTGCTCGATAGCGTGAAAACTGTAGAGATTGTAGAACGTCAATGTACATTCCTACTCAACGCTGCCGTTCCAAAAAGCTTATTGCTTACAAAGGAGACATAA
- the LOC106063028 gene encoding kelch-like protein 24 isoform X2 → MAISDSLAKSIVQNLKEEFGSSAFHDVIISVNNSEFKGHKFILSANSKYFKNIFTSERDRTSSAPIFFKNITPETFRLVLDCIYGGKDVLTAANLAEIWHAAVYLEIDFLYQACELYQTSRLTKENCVEMTNQATTFKSKKLKEAAWNMIVKEFKDISRREDFVLLESEDLLQIINSEDLATDSEDYVVNAILKWVQHSPETSDRKIYDDSELDYKIREKEWQKENCNSSLKKRKNDLVDMLKASRLCLASGRCLKSLLDIKVVAENKKCLSVMREALQYHLQPYKCGYHCPPQAIHRASSKLQNVFIAFNPGFYLSCRTLDGAWYQLGVPTHAPASATSYRQNIYSVGYQNQQRNMYDNSCTTTLYKYCTAKGQWKSLPGFANIYTYAIITLDCYLYAVSNTVYRLNLENSEDWETVGNLLISVNQVTLTTCGSCIVIFGFDVNNSQNKVQIFDTLTLTFAVYTEQLPDQMRTSIPKPFHTCNGSYILLPSGEVLELTTSEKNKVHFENKGKLIDRHLNICAAVTVKDHLLIAATNIDPQMTRKWKTQLLDSVKTVEIVERQCTFLLNAAVPKSLLLTKET, encoded by the coding sequence ATGGCTATATCTGACAGTCTAGCTAAATCCATTGTTCAAAACCTAAAAGAAGAATTCGGATCCAGTGCATTCCATGACGTCATAATTAGTGTCAACAACTCAGAATTCAAAGGCCACAAGTTCATTTTAAGTGCCAACtcgaaatattttaaaaacatcttcACCTCGGAACGTGATCGAACTTCAAGtgcaccaattttttttaaaaatatcaccCCTGAAACATTTAGACTCGTTCTGGATTGTATCTATGGAGGTAAAGATGTTCTGACTGCTGCCAACTTAGCTGAAATCTGGCATGCAGCTGTTTATTTAGAGATCGACTTTTTATACCAGGCCTGTGAACTTTACCAGACATCTCGACTGACGAAAGAGAATTGTGTCGAAATGACCAATCAAGCTACAACTTTTAAGTCCAAGAAGTTAAAGGAAGCTGCCTGGAATATGATTGTAAAAGAATTTAAAGATATCTCTAGGAGAGAGGATTTCGTTTTGCTGGAGTCAGAGGACCTGCTTCAGATCATTAACAGCGAAGACCTAGCCACAGACTCTGAAGATTATGTGGTTAACGCAATATTAAAATGGGTACAGCACTCTCCTGAGACCAGTGATCGGAAAATATATGATGACAGTGAATTGGATTACAAAATTCGTGAAAAAGAATGGCAAAAAGAGAATTGTAACAGTTCcctcaagaaaagaaagaatgattTAGTTGATATGCTCAAGGCGAGCAGACTTTGTCTGGCAAGTGGAAGATGTCTTAAGAGTTTACTGGACATCAAGGTCGTTGCCGAGAACAAAAAGTGCTTATCAGTCATGCGTGAAGCATTACAGTACCACCTGCAACCATATAAGTGTGGCTATCATTGTCCACCACAAGCCATTCACAGGGCAAGTAGTAAAttgcaaaatgtttttatagCCTTTAATCCAGGATTTTACTTGTCCTGTAGAACCTTAGACGGAGCGTGGTATCAGCTCGGTGTCCCAACACACGCTCCAGCTTCGGCTACTTCGTACAGACAAAACATATACTCCGTTGGGTATCAAAATCAGCAACGCAATATGTACGATAACAGTTGCACAACGACCCTGTACAAATATTGCACTGCCAAAGGACAGTGGAAATCTCTTCCTGGCTTTGCCAACATCTACACGTACGCTATAATTACACTGGACTGTTATCTCTATGCGGTAAGCAATACAGTCTACAGATTAAACTTGGAGAACTCTGAAGACTGGGAGACTGTGGGTAATCTTCTTATTTCTGTTAATCAAGTTACGCTAACAACTTGCGGGAGTTGCATTGTAATTTTTGGATTTGACGTCAATAATAGCCAGAACAAGGTTCAGATTTTCGATACACTGACCTTGACCTTCGCTGTTTACACAGAGCAACTGCCTGACCAAATGAGGACTTCAATTCCTAAGCCTTTTCATACTTGTAACGGCTCCTACATTTTGCTTCCAAGCGGCGAAGTCTTGGAGTTGACAACTAGTGAGAAGAATAAAGTTCACTTTGAGAACAAAGGGAAGCTTATTGATAGGCATTTGAACATCTGTGCAGCAGTTACAGTCAAAGACCATCTCCTCATCGCAGCCACTAACATCGATCCTCAGATGACCAGGAAATGGAAGACGCAGTTGCTCGATAGCGTGAAAACTGTAGAGATTGTAGAACGTCAATGTACATTCCTACTCAACGCTGCCGTTCCAAAAAGCTTATTGCTTACAAAGGAGACATAA